A single window of Marinobacter sp. LA51 DNA harbors:
- a CDS encoding metal-dependent hydrolase: protein MTISSTPEGVSVQPRHIRFDVSEDLKSFWHGNNAFRTAFFNALSLQFPDGEQQFINAVRLYRDRIEDPKLQAEIRGFIGQEALHSREHKSYNEGLKARGYDIDAIDQRFARHMQWVGNLPPSRQLAGTCGAEHYTAVLANAILKHPEWMEGATPAMARLWRWHAIEETEHKSVAFDVYRQCVGNERLRRIVFLFVTWNFFKYTFLNTCSLLKTDGKLWSLRTWLGGLNFLWGKPGVIRKCLPDFLAYFRKGFHPWQQDNRRLLERNLKELETAWLGKM, encoded by the coding sequence ATGACCATCAGTTCAACACCTGAAGGGGTGTCTGTTCAGCCCAGACACATCCGGTTTGATGTCAGCGAGGATCTCAAATCCTTCTGGCACGGCAACAACGCATTCAGAACCGCCTTTTTCAATGCCCTGTCGCTTCAGTTTCCCGATGGCGAGCAGCAGTTCATCAACGCGGTGCGGTTGTATCGCGATCGCATTGAGGATCCCAAGCTGCAGGCTGAAATTCGGGGCTTTATCGGTCAGGAAGCGCTGCACAGCCGAGAGCACAAAAGCTACAACGAGGGACTCAAGGCGAGAGGCTACGACATTGATGCCATCGACCAGCGTTTTGCCCGGCACATGCAGTGGGTAGGCAACTTGCCACCCAGCCGCCAATTGGCGGGCACCTGCGGCGCAGAGCATTACACCGCGGTGTTGGCCAACGCTATTCTGAAGCACCCTGAGTGGATGGAGGGCGCGACGCCGGCCATGGCTCGCCTATGGCGTTGGCATGCGATTGAAGAAACCGAGCACAAGTCGGTGGCGTTCGATGTTTACCGTCAGTGTGTGGGTAACGAGCGCCTGCGCCGTATCGTGTTCCTGTTCGTGACCTGGAATTTCTTCAAGTACACCTTCCTTAATACGTGCAGCCTGCTGAAAACAGACGGCAAACTCTGGAGCCTGAGGACATGGCTGGGAGGACTGAACTTCCTATGGGGCAAACCCGGGGTTATACGCAAGTGCCTGCCTGACTTTCTTGCCTATTTTCGCAAGGGTTTCCACCCGTGGCAGCAGGACAATCGCCGGCTTCTGGAGCGCAATCTCAAGGAGCTTGAAACTGCCTGGCTGGGAAAAATGTGA